The Deinococcus aerolatus genome includes a region encoding these proteins:
- a CDS encoding CopZ family metallochaperone, producing MTKIELDITGMTCGHCQTGVTKALENVPGVTGAQVDLSTGKAVVQGDAEPQQLIAAVTEEGYGAQVANP from the coding sequence ATGACCAAGATTGAACTGGACATCACCGGCATGACCTGCGGGCACTGCCAGACAGGCGTGACCAAGGCCCTTGAGAACGTCCCCGGTGTCACCGGGGCACAGGTGGACCTGAGCACCGGCAAGGCTGTGGTGCAGGGCGACGCTGAGCCGCAACAGCTCATCGCAGCCGTCACCGAGGAAGGCTACGGCGCCCAGGTGGCGAACCCATAA